In Gouania willdenowi chromosome 17, fGouWil2.1, whole genome shotgun sequence, one DNA window encodes the following:
- the mapre2 gene encoding microtubule-associated protein RP/EB family member 2 isoform X1, which produces MPGPTEALSPNGENNNDIDPDNGSNIIPYRKNTVRGERAYSWGMAVNVYSTSITQETMSRHDITAWVNDILCLNYTKVEQLSSGAAYCQFMDLLFPGCISLKKVKFQAKLEHEYIHNFKLLQASFKRMNVDKIIPVEKLVKGRFQDNLDFIQWFKKFFDANYDGKNYDPLDARQGQDAIPPPDPGEQIFNLPKKSVHAASSPTAGASRSSSTTPKSATPTSRPSSAKKIPIATATPAKGEKELEVQVTQLTDQVNTLKLALEGVEKERDYYFSKLREVELLCQEQGEESAPFVEQLMEVLYASDEQDGAEGDRADGEGQAQEEVGEDQQEEQDEY; this is translated from the exons ATGCCCGGTCCCACCGAAGCCCTGTCCCCAAATGGAGAGAACAACAACGACATCGACCCGGATAACGGATCCAACATCATCCCTTACCGGAAAAACACGGTGCGGGGAGAGCGAGCCTACAG CTGGGGGATGGCGGTCAACGTGTACTCTACCTCAATCACGCAGGAGACGATGAGCAGGCATGACATCACGGCCTGGGTCAACGACATCCTGTGCCTGAACTACACCAAGGTGGAGCAGCTCTCCTCAG GAGCTGCTTACTGTCAGTTCATGGACTTGCTCTTCCCAGGCTGCATCAGCCTGAAGAAGGTCAAGTTCCAGGCCAAGCTGGAGCACGAGTACATTCACAACTTCAAACTGCTGCAGGCGTCCTTCAAAAGGATGAACGTggacaag ATCATTCCTGTGGAGAAACTGGTCAAAGGAAGATTTCAGGACAACCTGGATTTCATCCAGTGGTTTAAGAAGTTCTTCGACGCCAACTACGACGGTAAAAATTACGACCCGCTCGATGCCAGGCAGGGCCAGGACGCCATTCCTCCTCCTGATCCCGGCGAGCAGATCTTCAACCTGCCAAAGAAGTCCGTCCACGCCGCCAGCTCCCCGACTGCAG GTGCGTCGAGGTCGAGCTCCACCACGCCCAAGTCTGCAACACCCACATCCAGACCGTCGTCGGCAAAAAAGATCCCTATCGCCACGGCGACTCCCGCCAAAGGAGAGAAAGAGCTGGAGGTCCAGGTCACACAGCTGACCGACCAG GTGAACACGTTAAAGCTGGCCCTGGAGGGCGTGGAGAAGGAGCGGGATTACTACTTTAGTAAACTGCGAGAAGTGGAGCTGTTATGTCAGGAGCAGGGAGAGGAGAGCGCCCCGTTTGTGGAGCAGCTGATGGAGGTGCTTTACGCCTCGGACGAACAG GACGGAGCAGAGGGCGACAGAGCGGACGGGGAAGGCCAGGCTCAGGAGGAGGTGGGCGAGGACCAGCAGGAGGAGCAGGACGAGTACTGA
- the mapre2 gene encoding microtubule-associated protein RP/EB family member 2 isoform X2, whose product MAVNVYSTSITQETMSRHDITAWVNDILCLNYTKVEQLSSGAAYCQFMDLLFPGCISLKKVKFQAKLEHEYIHNFKLLQASFKRMNVDKIIPVEKLVKGRFQDNLDFIQWFKKFFDANYDGKNYDPLDARQGQDAIPPPDPGEQIFNLPKKSVHAASSPTAGASRSSSTTPKSATPTSRPSSAKKIPIATATPAKGEKELEVQVTQLTDQVNTLKLALEGVEKERDYYFSKLREVELLCQEQGEESAPFVEQLMEVLYASDEQDGAEGDRADGEGQAQEEVGEDQQEEQDEY is encoded by the exons ATGGCGGTCAACGTGTACTCTACCTCAATCACGCAGGAGACGATGAGCAGGCATGACATCACGGCCTGGGTCAACGACATCCTGTGCCTGAACTACACCAAGGTGGAGCAGCTCTCCTCAG GAGCTGCTTACTGTCAGTTCATGGACTTGCTCTTCCCAGGCTGCATCAGCCTGAAGAAGGTCAAGTTCCAGGCCAAGCTGGAGCACGAGTACATTCACAACTTCAAACTGCTGCAGGCGTCCTTCAAAAGGATGAACGTggacaag ATCATTCCTGTGGAGAAACTGGTCAAAGGAAGATTTCAGGACAACCTGGATTTCATCCAGTGGTTTAAGAAGTTCTTCGACGCCAACTACGACGGTAAAAATTACGACCCGCTCGATGCCAGGCAGGGCCAGGACGCCATTCCTCCTCCTGATCCCGGCGAGCAGATCTTCAACCTGCCAAAGAAGTCCGTCCACGCCGCCAGCTCCCCGACTGCAG GTGCGTCGAGGTCGAGCTCCACCACGCCCAAGTCTGCAACACCCACATCCAGACCGTCGTCGGCAAAAAAGATCCCTATCGCCACGGCGACTCCCGCCAAAGGAGAGAAAGAGCTGGAGGTCCAGGTCACACAGCTGACCGACCAG GTGAACACGTTAAAGCTGGCCCTGGAGGGCGTGGAGAAGGAGCGGGATTACTACTTTAGTAAACTGCGAGAAGTGGAGCTGTTATGTCAGGAGCAGGGAGAGGAGAGCGCCCCGTTTGTGGAGCAGCTGATGGAGGTGCTTTACGCCTCGGACGAACAG GACGGAGCAGAGGGCGACAGAGCGGACGGGGAAGGCCAGGCTCAGGAGGAGGTGGGCGAGGACCAGCAGGAGGAGCAGGACGAGTACTGA